A window of Scophthalmus maximus strain ysfricsl-2021 chromosome 10, ASM2237912v1, whole genome shotgun sequence contains these coding sequences:
- the tarbp1 gene encoding probable methyltransferase TARBP1 isoform X4, producing MNSVLIDAILRSSPDIERLLESLSWPSGSWPETERVEALAAFVEGLGPPLADPDATPLSAAKRASVRVQLESLVWTRCLPLLAAISAEPGEAARRRALTAAACRLVSACVPLCGEDVPGRVARSVLPSLSLHGGEEEEGEEPPGPGRLGVEVASELVAALAPSLAADEHLTLAIISAALSCVRARPDALVSGATVRLLLTLLNCCGGGGARLNNALTLVLGDLCSWHRADRSPVVTERALLCLTAISDHLLNPHSLPCSSSSSSSSSSSSSSSSAACEPHPRLSLQFWRMLQDGLTHRDGVSRKRALYLLKRGVALSEGQQVDCPLSPSREGGETLFRWAPNRSKLLREFWEDYALVMETLEENQVHVVRPVLNRIDTLIQTTVNDGQGRGLFHPSWLLCVYQRMFHSENKSLMREGVCHLLELQVLQQPPFALAFSQFIVGPFMDVLSESSLFHRSVGQSVGDCPELGAKLQVFMATFFSSLPSEHRGCVLLQLIQQLGSKHWCAVPLLFLSQALAKLPPSPLLGVDGLAALREVLCCTMITHQVSLRGAAQCFLLNSALCLTDVSAASLDDIFSFLMYFRADESLCRGTHIWNQVCAWLSDNEGSFKPRIVDGGDSAGSATKKETVRGYVQEEMHAYLRVPASTGQTERLPDPKEADKLARAILLCVDMEKSRPGTEIGNTLESLLSPLLDTLSRVSTNIYLPLRKSDKSLQLVLRLLQLGRTPRSVGGEQGETAIVSMEKLVFKLVDPIQDFISRRLCGELQELFDVERAELYLSVLTQLVDMCSSAPQHHLKVGQNYIPKLIKHSLWVLQEPSQQIPSVAHQVARAVAMASLATVCGLVEQEVIGTRSEAISALEALNDYFYSSQPCQSSLGNFNKRLLKPQTGDSLCDLGVPGSLLQDWGRIAASFMRDQWICLSFLIKAVGIPESSRSPDTLKAALSCSVEALALLPSDLVLPALAYMETVLPQLLIHEEALCVEAVTLSWELVQGLSNNAHDFWPALKGFVSMAFHHKVLELSHSRALTLVATLKQIATELIELSQSKSGVFGVLLQHCCQTWLPADRGGGSSDGADTAFSSVFSHINMLTEACVYGPVFRRDQRLIQDIQTYVEQLGEECAGDVIVTSDNRDDQFPRTCVLAFLSRLESSNLQHETLMEDLVMALLKKDNDISKSKVRYYSNSLQHRVKNRVWQTLLLLLPKLREEFVATLLNRVFEAGFCSNQASVKYLIEWMMILILVRHPKHMDSFWGCFSMDHEKTKTSVCTFLSVLVHFNIILPQLKEKAAQLRKALDIILQWCFNHNFSVRLYALLALKRVWSLAEARAEEGAGGLGGLSTVIKACLNQAEAMQSTGNAKKNWIRIQEHFFFDHIPHLS from the exons ATGAATTCAGTTTTAATCGACGCGATTCTGCGCAGCTCTCCGGACATCGAGCGTCTCCTCGAGTCTCTGTCCTGGCCGAGTGGGTCGTGGCCGGAGACGGAGCGGGTCGAGGCGCTCGCGGCGTTCGTCGAAGGGCTCGGACCCCCGCTGGCAGACCCCGACGCGACTCCGCTCTCGGCTGCGAAGAGGGCGAGTGTTCGCGTCCAGCTCGAGTCGCTCGTCTGGACGCGGTGTCTGCCGCTGCTCGCCGCAATATCGGCCGAGCCCGGCGAAGCCGCGCGGCGCAGGGCGCTCACCGCCGCCGCCTGCCGCCTGGTGAGCGCCTGCGTCCCGCTGTGCGGCGAGGATGTGCCGGGGCGCGTGGCTCGGTCCGTCCTGCCGTCTCTGAGTCTGcacgggggggaggaggaggagggggaggagccgcCCGGCCCGGGACGTCTCGGCGTGGAGGTTGCGAGCGAACTAGTGGCCGCTCTCGCACCGTCTCTGGCCGCGGATGAACATCTCACCCTCGCCATCATCTCCGCCGCGCTGTCGTGCGTCAGAGCACGGCCCGATGCGCTGGTCTCCGGGGCCACAGTCCGGCTCCTCTTGACGCTCCTGAactgctgcggcggcggcggcgcgcggTTGAACAACGCGCTCACGTTGGTCCTGGGCGACCTGTGCAGCTGGCACCGCGCTGACCGCTCCCCTGTGGTCACAGAGCGGGCTCTGCTGTGTCTCACCGCCATTTCAGACCACCTGCTGAACCCTCACAGCCTGccctgctcatcctcctcctcctcctcatcatcatcatcatcatcatcatcctccgcCGCCTGTGAGCCACACCCTCGCCTGTCCCTCCAGTTCTGGAGGATGCTTCAGGATGGACTGACGCACCGAGACGGCGTGTCACGTAAGAGGGCGTTGTACCTGCTCAAAAGGGGCGTGGCCCTGTCCGAGGGGCAGCAGGTGGACtgtcccctctctccatcccgcGAAG GTGGTGAGACCTTGTTCAGGTGGGCCCCCAACAGGAGCAAGCTACTCAGAGAGTTCTGGGAGGATTACGCGCTGGTGATGGAGACACTGGAGGAAAACCAG GTTCATGTCGTCCGGCCAGTTCTAAACAGAATAGACACGTTGATCCAAACAACAGTGAATGATGGTCAAG GTCGAGGCCTCTTCCATCCCTcctggctgctgtgtgtgtaccAGCGCATGTTCCACAGTGAGAATAAATCCctgatgagagagggagtgtgtcaCCTGCTCGAGCTGCAGGTCCTCCAGCAGCCGCCCTTCGCTCTGGCCTTTTCTCAG TTTATTGTTGGCCCTTTTATGGATGTTCTGTCTGAATCTTCACTCTTCCATAG GTCAGTTGGTCAGAGTGTAGGAGATTGTCCTGAGCTTGGAGCGAAACTCCAAGTCTTCATGGCCACCTTCTTCAGTAGCCTCCCATCAGAGCACAGAG GTtgtgtgttgctgcagctgATTCAGCAGCTGGGCTCGAAGCATTGGTGCGCCgtgcccctcctcttcctctcccaggcTCTAGCCAAACTTCCCCCAAGTCCACTGCTGGGGGTCGACGGACTCGCTGCCCTGAG GGAGGTGCTGTGCTGCACCATGATCACACATCAGGTTTCGTTACGAGGAGCTGCCCAGTGCTTCCTGTTGAACAGCGCCCTCTGTCTCACAGATGTG agcgCCGCAAGCCTAGATGACATCTTTAGTTTCCTGATGTATTTCCGTGCCGACGAGTCACTGTGCAGAGGGACGCACATCTGGAATCAG GTATGTGCCTGGCTATCGGACAACGAAGGCAGTTTCAAGCCCAGGATCGTGGACGGCGGTGATTCCGCTGGTTCTGccacaaagaaagaaactgtaAGAGGTTATGTTCAAGAGGAGATGCACGCCTATCTCCGAGTTCCAGCTAGCACAG GTCAGACTGAGAGGTTGCCTGACCCTAAAGAGGCCGATAAGTTGGCCAGGGCTATTCTGTTGTGTGTGGACATGGAGAAGAGTCGGCCTGGCACAGAGATCGGCAACACTCTGGAGTCATTactctctccactgctggaCACCCTGAGCAGAGTCAGCACCAACATCTACCTGCCTCTGCGCAAGAGTGACAAGAGCCTGCAGCTTGTGCTCCGACTGCTCCAGCTCGGACGGACGCCAAGAAGTGTCGGAGGGGAGCAAG GCGAGACCGCAATCGTTTCCATGGAGAAGCTAGTTTTTAAACTTGTCGACCCAATCCAGGACTTTATCTCGAGGCGGCTGTGTGGAGAGCTGCAGGAG CTATTTGACGTGGAGCGGGCCGAGCTGTATCTGAGTGTCCTGACGCAGCTGGTGGACATGTGCAGTTCTGCACCGCAGCACCATCTCAAAGTTGGGCAGAATTATATTCCTAAACTCATTAAGCACAGCCTCTGGGTCCTGCAGGAACCAAGCCAGCAG ATCCCTTCCGTGGCACACCAGGTTGCAAGAGCGGTTGCTATGGCGTCCCTGGCCACGGTTTGTGGTCTcgtggagcaggaagtgattgGCACGAGATCAGAGGCCATTTCTGCTCTGGAAGCCCTGAATGACTACTTCTACAGTTCACAGCCGTGTCAGTCATCACTGGGGAACTTCAACAAACGCCTGCTgaaaccacagacaggagactCTTTATG TGATCTGGGAGTGCCGGGTTCTCTGCTGCAGGACTGGGGACGTATCGCTGCCAGCTTTATGCGGGACCAGTGGATTTGTCTGAGCTTCCTGATTAAGGCGGTTGGGATTCCTGAGAGTTCCAGATCGCCGGACACTCTCAAAGCTGCGCTGAGCTGCAGTGTGGAGGCCCTGGCACTGCTACCCAGTGACCTGGTGCTGCCTGCGCTCGCCTATATGGAGACGGTGCTGCCACAA TTACTAATCCACGAGGAGGCGCTGTGTGTGGAGGCTGTGACTCTGAGCTGGGAGCTGGTGCAGGGACTGAGCAATAATGCCCACGACTTCTGGCCAGCCCTGAAAGGCTTTGTCTCCATGGCTTTCCACCATAAGGTGCTCGAGCTGTCCCACAGTCGCGCTCTGACACTTGTGGCCACCTTGAAACAG ATCGCCACCGAGCTCATCGAGCTGTCTCAGTCGAAAAGTGGAGTATTCGGAGTGCTGCTTCAACACTGTTGTCAGACGTGGTTGCCCGCAGACcgaggcggcggcagcagcgatGGAGCCGACACCGCATTTTCTAGTGTTTTCAGCCACATCAACATGCTCACTGAGGCCTGTGTCTATGGACCAGTGTTCAGAAGAGACCAACG GCTCATCCAGGACATTCAAACCTACGTGGAGCAGCTTGGCGAAGAGTGTGCTGGTGATGTCATAGTTACAAG tgATAACAGGGACGATCAGTTCCCCCGCACATGTGTGTTGGCTTTCCTCAGCCGCCTGGAGTCTTCTAATCTACAGCATGAAACACTGATGGAGGATCTAGTTATGGCTTTGTTGAAAAAG GATAATGACATATCAAAGTCAAAGGTGCGTTACTATAGCAACTCCCTGCAACATCGTGTCAAAAACAGAGTCTGgcaaacactgctgctgttgctgcccAAACTCAGAGAG gagtttGTCGCCACACTGCTGAACCGTGTGTTTGAAGCTGGATTCTGCAGCAATCAGGCTTCGGTCAAGTACCTGATCGAATGGATGATGATTCTGATCCTCGTTCGCCATCCAAAACACATGGACAGCTTCTGGGGCTGCTTCAGCATG GATCATGAAAAGACCAAGACGAGCGTCTGCACCTTCCTGTCAGTCCTCGTACATTTCAACATCATCCTTCCTCAACTCAAGGAGAAG gCAGCACAATTGCGTAAAGCGTTGGACATCATCCTGCAGTGGTGTTTCAACCACAACTTCAGCGTGCGCCTGTACGCCCTCCTGGCCCTGAAGAGGGTGTGGAGCTTGGCAGAGGCCCGGGCAGAGGAAGGGGCCGGTGGTTTGGGAGGGTTGTCCACCGTCATCAAGGCCTGTTTGAACCAGGCCGAGGCCATGCAAAGCACTGG AAACGCCAAGAAAAACTGGATAAGGATTCAGGAGCACTTCTTCTTTG ACCATATTCCACACCTTTCCTAG
- the tarbp1 gene encoding probable methyltransferase TARBP1 isoform X3, protein MNSVLIDAILRSSPDIERLLESLSWPSGSWPETERVEALAAFVEGLGPPLADPDATPLSAAKRASVRVQLESLVWTRCLPLLAAISAEPGEAARRRALTAAACRLVSACVPLCGEDVPGRVARSVLPSLSLHGGEEEEGEEPPGPGRLGVEVASELVAALAPSLAADEHLTLAIISAALSCVRARPDALVSGATVRLLLTLLNCCGGGGARLNNALTLVLGDLCSWHRADRSPVVTERALLCLTAISDHLLNPHSLPCSSSSSSSSSSSSSSSSAACEPHPRLSLQFWRMLQDGLTHRDGVSRKRALYLLKRGVALSEGQQVDCPLSPSREGGETLFRWAPNRSKLLREFWEDYALVMETLEENQVHVVRPVLNRIDTLIQTTVNDGQGRGLFHPSWLLCVYQRMFHSENKSLMREGVCHLLELQVLQQPPFALAFSQFIVGPFMDVLSESSLFHRSVGQSVGDCPELGAKLQVFMATFFSSLPSEHRGCVLLQLIQQLGSKHWCAVPLLFLSQALAKLPPSPLLGVDGLAALREVLCCTMITHQVSLRGAAQCFLLNSALCLTDVSAASLDDIFSFLMYFRADESLCRGTHIWNQVCAWLSDNEGSFKPRIVDGGDSAGSATKKETVRGYVQEEMHAYLRVPASTGQTERLPDPKEADKLARAILLCVDMEKSRPGTEIGNTLESLLSPLLDTLSRVSTNIYLPLRKSDKSLQLVLRLLQLGRTPRSVGGEQGETAIVSMEKLVFKLVDPIQDFISRRLCGELQELFDVERAELYLSVLTQLVDMCSSAPQHHLKVGQNYIPKLIKHSLWVLQEPSQQIPSVAHQVARAVAMASLATVCGLVEQEVIGTRSEAISALEALNDYFYSSQPCQSSLGNFNKRLLKPQTGDSLCDLGVPGSLLQDWGRIAASFMRDQWICLSFLIKAVGIPESSRSPDTLKAALSCSVEALALLPSDLVLPALAYMETVLPQLLIHEEALCVEAVTLSWELVQGLSNNAHDFWPALKGFVSMAFHHKVLELSHSRALTLVATLKQIATELIELSQSKSGVFGVLLQHCCQTWLPADRGGGSSDGADTAFSSVFSHINMLTEACVYGPVFRRDQRLIQDIQTYVEQLGEECAGDVIVTSDNRDDQFPRTCVLAFLSRLESSNLQHETLMEDLVMALLKKDNDISKSKVRYYSNSLQHRVKNRVWQTLLLLLPKLREEFVATLLNRVFEAGFCSNQASVKYLIEWMMILILVRHPKHMDSFWGCFSMDHEKTKTSVCTFLSVLVHFNIILPQLKEKAAQLRKALDIILQWCFNHNFSVRLYALLALKRVWSLAEARAEEGAGGLGGLSTVIKACLNQAEAMQSTGNAKKNWIRIQEHFFFGAFHPIRDHSVETIFHTFPSLSELADDEWIPPWKFEKLACSSESPSLPLTNPTPDLSQLQPGDWIQQDKSEQDKEERWAEVQKKITPWRLGIQEQEPELQLIPQQRAARLGKLHGALLVVASLIDKPTNLGDWSSSLPQMTRD, encoded by the exons ATGAATTCAGTTTTAATCGACGCGATTCTGCGCAGCTCTCCGGACATCGAGCGTCTCCTCGAGTCTCTGTCCTGGCCGAGTGGGTCGTGGCCGGAGACGGAGCGGGTCGAGGCGCTCGCGGCGTTCGTCGAAGGGCTCGGACCCCCGCTGGCAGACCCCGACGCGACTCCGCTCTCGGCTGCGAAGAGGGCGAGTGTTCGCGTCCAGCTCGAGTCGCTCGTCTGGACGCGGTGTCTGCCGCTGCTCGCCGCAATATCGGCCGAGCCCGGCGAAGCCGCGCGGCGCAGGGCGCTCACCGCCGCCGCCTGCCGCCTGGTGAGCGCCTGCGTCCCGCTGTGCGGCGAGGATGTGCCGGGGCGCGTGGCTCGGTCCGTCCTGCCGTCTCTGAGTCTGcacgggggggaggaggaggagggggaggagccgcCCGGCCCGGGACGTCTCGGCGTGGAGGTTGCGAGCGAACTAGTGGCCGCTCTCGCACCGTCTCTGGCCGCGGATGAACATCTCACCCTCGCCATCATCTCCGCCGCGCTGTCGTGCGTCAGAGCACGGCCCGATGCGCTGGTCTCCGGGGCCACAGTCCGGCTCCTCTTGACGCTCCTGAactgctgcggcggcggcggcgcgcggTTGAACAACGCGCTCACGTTGGTCCTGGGCGACCTGTGCAGCTGGCACCGCGCTGACCGCTCCCCTGTGGTCACAGAGCGGGCTCTGCTGTGTCTCACCGCCATTTCAGACCACCTGCTGAACCCTCACAGCCTGccctgctcatcctcctcctcctcctcatcatcatcatcatcatcatcatcctccgcCGCCTGTGAGCCACACCCTCGCCTGTCCCTCCAGTTCTGGAGGATGCTTCAGGATGGACTGACGCACCGAGACGGCGTGTCACGTAAGAGGGCGTTGTACCTGCTCAAAAGGGGCGTGGCCCTGTCCGAGGGGCAGCAGGTGGACtgtcccctctctccatcccgcGAAG GTGGTGAGACCTTGTTCAGGTGGGCCCCCAACAGGAGCAAGCTACTCAGAGAGTTCTGGGAGGATTACGCGCTGGTGATGGAGACACTGGAGGAAAACCAG GTTCATGTCGTCCGGCCAGTTCTAAACAGAATAGACACGTTGATCCAAACAACAGTGAATGATGGTCAAG GTCGAGGCCTCTTCCATCCCTcctggctgctgtgtgtgtaccAGCGCATGTTCCACAGTGAGAATAAATCCctgatgagagagggagtgtgtcaCCTGCTCGAGCTGCAGGTCCTCCAGCAGCCGCCCTTCGCTCTGGCCTTTTCTCAG TTTATTGTTGGCCCTTTTATGGATGTTCTGTCTGAATCTTCACTCTTCCATAG GTCAGTTGGTCAGAGTGTAGGAGATTGTCCTGAGCTTGGAGCGAAACTCCAAGTCTTCATGGCCACCTTCTTCAGTAGCCTCCCATCAGAGCACAGAG GTtgtgtgttgctgcagctgATTCAGCAGCTGGGCTCGAAGCATTGGTGCGCCgtgcccctcctcttcctctcccaggcTCTAGCCAAACTTCCCCCAAGTCCACTGCTGGGGGTCGACGGACTCGCTGCCCTGAG GGAGGTGCTGTGCTGCACCATGATCACACATCAGGTTTCGTTACGAGGAGCTGCCCAGTGCTTCCTGTTGAACAGCGCCCTCTGTCTCACAGATGTG agcgCCGCAAGCCTAGATGACATCTTTAGTTTCCTGATGTATTTCCGTGCCGACGAGTCACTGTGCAGAGGGACGCACATCTGGAATCAG GTATGTGCCTGGCTATCGGACAACGAAGGCAGTTTCAAGCCCAGGATCGTGGACGGCGGTGATTCCGCTGGTTCTGccacaaagaaagaaactgtaAGAGGTTATGTTCAAGAGGAGATGCACGCCTATCTCCGAGTTCCAGCTAGCACAG GTCAGACTGAGAGGTTGCCTGACCCTAAAGAGGCCGATAAGTTGGCCAGGGCTATTCTGTTGTGTGTGGACATGGAGAAGAGTCGGCCTGGCACAGAGATCGGCAACACTCTGGAGTCATTactctctccactgctggaCACCCTGAGCAGAGTCAGCACCAACATCTACCTGCCTCTGCGCAAGAGTGACAAGAGCCTGCAGCTTGTGCTCCGACTGCTCCAGCTCGGACGGACGCCAAGAAGTGTCGGAGGGGAGCAAG GCGAGACCGCAATCGTTTCCATGGAGAAGCTAGTTTTTAAACTTGTCGACCCAATCCAGGACTTTATCTCGAGGCGGCTGTGTGGAGAGCTGCAGGAG CTATTTGACGTGGAGCGGGCCGAGCTGTATCTGAGTGTCCTGACGCAGCTGGTGGACATGTGCAGTTCTGCACCGCAGCACCATCTCAAAGTTGGGCAGAATTATATTCCTAAACTCATTAAGCACAGCCTCTGGGTCCTGCAGGAACCAAGCCAGCAG ATCCCTTCCGTGGCACACCAGGTTGCAAGAGCGGTTGCTATGGCGTCCCTGGCCACGGTTTGTGGTCTcgtggagcaggaagtgattgGCACGAGATCAGAGGCCATTTCTGCTCTGGAAGCCCTGAATGACTACTTCTACAGTTCACAGCCGTGTCAGTCATCACTGGGGAACTTCAACAAACGCCTGCTgaaaccacagacaggagactCTTTATG TGATCTGGGAGTGCCGGGTTCTCTGCTGCAGGACTGGGGACGTATCGCTGCCAGCTTTATGCGGGACCAGTGGATTTGTCTGAGCTTCCTGATTAAGGCGGTTGGGATTCCTGAGAGTTCCAGATCGCCGGACACTCTCAAAGCTGCGCTGAGCTGCAGTGTGGAGGCCCTGGCACTGCTACCCAGTGACCTGGTGCTGCCTGCGCTCGCCTATATGGAGACGGTGCTGCCACAA TTACTAATCCACGAGGAGGCGCTGTGTGTGGAGGCTGTGACTCTGAGCTGGGAGCTGGTGCAGGGACTGAGCAATAATGCCCACGACTTCTGGCCAGCCCTGAAAGGCTTTGTCTCCATGGCTTTCCACCATAAGGTGCTCGAGCTGTCCCACAGTCGCGCTCTGACACTTGTGGCCACCTTGAAACAG ATCGCCACCGAGCTCATCGAGCTGTCTCAGTCGAAAAGTGGAGTATTCGGAGTGCTGCTTCAACACTGTTGTCAGACGTGGTTGCCCGCAGACcgaggcggcggcagcagcgatGGAGCCGACACCGCATTTTCTAGTGTTTTCAGCCACATCAACATGCTCACTGAGGCCTGTGTCTATGGACCAGTGTTCAGAAGAGACCAACG GCTCATCCAGGACATTCAAACCTACGTGGAGCAGCTTGGCGAAGAGTGTGCTGGTGATGTCATAGTTACAAG tgATAACAGGGACGATCAGTTCCCCCGCACATGTGTGTTGGCTTTCCTCAGCCGCCTGGAGTCTTCTAATCTACAGCATGAAACACTGATGGAGGATCTAGTTATGGCTTTGTTGAAAAAG GATAATGACATATCAAAGTCAAAGGTGCGTTACTATAGCAACTCCCTGCAACATCGTGTCAAAAACAGAGTCTGgcaaacactgctgctgttgctgcccAAACTCAGAGAG gagtttGTCGCCACACTGCTGAACCGTGTGTTTGAAGCTGGATTCTGCAGCAATCAGGCTTCGGTCAAGTACCTGATCGAATGGATGATGATTCTGATCCTCGTTCGCCATCCAAAACACATGGACAGCTTCTGGGGCTGCTTCAGCATG GATCATGAAAAGACCAAGACGAGCGTCTGCACCTTCCTGTCAGTCCTCGTACATTTCAACATCATCCTTCCTCAACTCAAGGAGAAG gCAGCACAATTGCGTAAAGCGTTGGACATCATCCTGCAGTGGTGTTTCAACCACAACTTCAGCGTGCGCCTGTACGCCCTCCTGGCCCTGAAGAGGGTGTGGAGCTTGGCAGAGGCCCGGGCAGAGGAAGGGGCCGGTGGTTTGGGAGGGTTGTCCACCGTCATCAAGGCCTGTTTGAACCAGGCCGAGGCCATGCAAAGCACTGG AAACGCCAAGAAAAACTGGATAAGGATTCAGGAGCACTTCTTCTTTGGTGCGTTTCACCCTATCAGAGATCACAGTGTAGAG ACCATATTCCACACCTTTCCTAGTCTGTCAGAGTTGGCTGATGATGAGTGGATTCCACCATGGAAGTTTGAGAAGCTGGCGTGTTCCTCCGAAAGTCCATCTCTTCCCTTGACAAATCCTACTCCTGACCTGAGCCAGCTTCAGCCCGGAGACTGGATCCAGCAAGACAAAA GTGAGCAGGACAAGGAGGAGCGCTGGGCCGAGGTGCAGAAGAAGATCACTCCCTGGAGGTTGGGGATCCAGGAGCAGGAGCCCGAACTTCAGCTGATTCCACAGCAGAGGGCCGCTCGACTGGGCAAACTGCACGGCGCCCTGCTGGTGGTTGCCTCTCTCATAGACAAACCCACTAATTTAGGAG ACTGGTCGTCATCACTGCCACAGATGACTCGGGACTGA